A genome region from Candidatus Saganbacteria bacterium includes the following:
- a CDS encoding polysaccharide deacetylase family protein, which produces MNKAFMPNNCVALMYHRIRPRLPGGRIYPNDVITVYVDEFDKQVAFLKKNFSVLSKNEFVECVEKGLIFPKKSVLITFDDGQTDIYEFAYPILKKHNVPAIVFLPTDFIGTNKVIWWDELESYLMGSSISGNEIALQMAKMQEEERRKWLDKIKLQYKTGDLILNRSALTWQEIKEMTDLISFQPHTKNHVRLSNVLQEEARNEILGSKQAIEENLGIVADVFAYPYGGISDYNETHELILTNNGFKLSFSTSEWHINKRSRVFALPRVAVNSSDNLFLFRIKLSWLPVLLKRAIRKIYNKCKK; this is translated from the coding sequence ATGAACAAAGCTTTTATGCCAAATAATTGTGTTGCATTAATGTATCACAGGATCAGGCCCCGACTTCCTGGAGGCAGGATATATCCTAATGACGTTATAACAGTTTATGTAGATGAGTTTGATAAGCAGGTAGCATTCCTCAAAAAGAATTTTAGTGTATTATCAAAAAATGAATTTGTGGAATGTGTTGAGAAAGGCCTCATTTTTCCAAAAAAATCAGTATTAATTACATTCGATGACGGGCAGACGGATATTTATGAGTTTGCATATCCGATCTTGAAGAAACACAATGTTCCTGCAATAGTATTTCTCCCGACAGATTTTATAGGCACAAACAAGGTGATTTGGTGGGATGAATTAGAGTCATATTTAATGGGTTCTTCCATTTCCGGTAATGAAATAGCGCTTCAAATGGCTAAAATGCAAGAAGAGGAAAGAAGGAAATGGCTAGATAAAATAAAACTGCAGTATAAAACAGGCGATTTAATATTAAATAGATCTGCATTGACGTGGCAAGAAATAAAGGAGATGACCGATCTTATATCATTTCAACCGCACACAAAAAACCACGTACGACTTTCAAATGTTTTGCAAGAGGAAGCGAGAAATGAAATATTAGGATCAAAGCAAGCGATCGAAGAAAATCTTGGAATTGTTGCTGATGTATTTGCTTATCCCTATGGCGGAATATCAGATTATAACGAAACTCATGAACTTATTCTTACGAATAATGGTTTTAAGCTGTCATTTTCAACCTCCGAATGGCATATAAATAAAAGAAGCAGAGTTTTTGCTTTGCCAAGAGTAGCCGTTAACTCCTCAGATAATCTTTTTTTGTTTAGAATAAAACTGTCGTGGCTCCCGGTTTTGTTAAAAAGGGCCATAAGGAAGATATATAATAAGTGCAAAAAATAA
- the rfbD gene encoding dTDP-4-dehydrorhamnose reductase has product MILVTGANGMVGSYVKEVFCDEELILTDLPELDISKRASLEGKLNKYRPEYVLHLAAETNVDKCETEIEHAYKINVEGTKNVAEACKRLGSTLIYISTGYVFNGKGRQLHSENDRADPQNVYGRTKLEGEKIVREILEKYYIFRADWMIGGGPQRDKKYVGQIIRKCEQNSDIEAIEDQYSTPTFAGDFLAGIKLVTKTQPCGLYHLANKGICSRYEMAVEIARQLGTKNKVIPVPSSVFKAPAKRAQSTALRNFKLEQLGLDIMPGWKISLEKYLNEWRHEQSFYAK; this is encoded by the coding sequence ATGATCCTTGTCACGGGCGCGAACGGAATGGTCGGTTCTTACGTAAAAGAAGTCTTTTGTGATGAAGAGCTCATTTTAACAGATCTTCCGGAGCTGGATATCAGCAAAAGGGCGTCTCTTGAGGGAAAACTGAATAAATATAGGCCGGAATATGTGCTTCATCTTGCGGCAGAGACCAATGTTGACAAATGTGAGACAGAGATTGAGCACGCTTATAAGATCAATGTTGAAGGCACAAAGAATGTGGCCGAAGCTTGCAAACGGCTTGGTTCGACGCTTATCTACATAAGCACCGGATACGTGTTTAACGGAAAAGGCAGGCAGCTCCATAGCGAAAATGACAGGGCCGACCCTCAAAATGTCTATGGCAGGACAAAGCTTGAGGGGGAAAAGATCGTACGGGAAATTCTCGAAAAATATTATATTTTCAGAGCTGATTGGATGATAGGCGGAGGTCCGCAGCGGGATAAGAAATATGTGGGTCAGATCATAAGAAAGTGTGAGCAAAATTCGGACATAGAAGCGATTGAGGATCAATATAGCACCCCAACATTTGCCGGGGATTTTTTAGCCGGAATAAAGCTTGTGACAAAAACACAACCTTGCGGTCTTTATCATCTTGCGAATAAGGGCATCTGCAGCCGGTATGAGATGGCCGTGGAAATTGCAAGACAATTGGGAACAAAAAATAAAGTAATTCCCGTACCGTCAAGCGTTTTTAAAGCACCCGCAAAAAGGGCGCAATCCACCGCTCTGCGGAACTTTAAGCTTGAGCAACTGGGGCTTGATATAATGCCTGGATGGAAAATATCACTTGAAAAATATTTGAATGAATGGAGGCATGAACAAAGCTTTTATGCCAAATAA
- a CDS encoding glycosyltransferase, translating into MPLVSVNIPVFNCERYIKETVESVLSQTFQDYEIILIDDGSKDRTSEIIKTMTDPRIKYFYQENQGIGAARNSAIERSSGKYIAFLDHDDLWLPEKLEKQMRLFQKTPKPGLVYCDTTFFNEKGDLYSFYSKSKPSRGMIFRDLLRKYNLSLETVVIDRKVLKETGLFDPEMMMVEEYDLFLRIASKYPADYVDEPLAKYRIHDRNYSWGRESDAIREEKKVLEKLNEFIPNFKSDYSIELTGVKMNFKKREGLLEWKRGEKNRAGRIFTEIFKDTANIKVLLLLIFSRFMTYTAFSDLISKLLGKRFQLFE; encoded by the coding sequence ATGCCCCTGGTAAGCGTAAATATACCGGTCTTTAACTGCGAGAGATATATTAAAGAAACAGTGGAAAGTGTTCTTTCTCAAACTTTTCAGGACTATGAGATTATCCTGATAGATGACGGGTCAAAGGACCGGACTTCTGAAATAATAAAAACCATGACAGATCCAAGGATTAAATATTTTTATCAGGAAAATCAGGGGATAGGCGCCGCAAGAAATTCGGCGATAGAGCGTTCAAGCGGAAAATACATAGCCTTTCTTGATCACGACGATCTGTGGCTGCCGGAAAAACTAGAAAAACAAATGCGGCTATTTCAAAAAACCCCAAAACCAGGGCTTGTTTATTGCGATACGACCTTCTTTAATGAAAAAGGAGACCTTTATTCCTTCTACTCCAAAAGCAAACCTAGCAGAGGGATGATATTCAGAGATCTTTTGCGAAAATATAATCTCTCGCTCGAGACGGTAGTGATAGACAGGAAAGTCCTAAAAGAAACAGGCTTGTTTGATCCGGAAATGATGATGGTGGAGGAATATGATCTTTTTCTGAGGATTGCCAGCAAATATCCGGCAGATTATGTGGACGAACCTTTGGCTAAATACAGGATCCATGACAGGAACTACAGCTGGGGCAGAGAGAGCGATGCCATAAGAGAAGAAAAAAAGGTCCTTGAAAAACTGAACGAATTTATTCCAAACTTCAAAAGTGATTACTCAATTGAACTGACAGGCGTGAAGATGAACTTTAAAAAGAGGGAGGGGCTTCTTGAGTGGAAGAGGGGAGAAAAAAACAGGGCAGGCCGGATCTTTACGGAAATATTTAAAGATACGGCAAATATTAAAGTTCTTTTGTTGCTGATTTTTAGCAGATTTATGACTTATACGGCTTTTTCCGATTTGATAAGCAAGCTATTAGGCAAAAGGTTCCAATTATTTGAATAA
- a CDS encoding DegT/DnrJ/EryC1/StrS family aminotransferase yields the protein MIPVSRPSIGEEELRAVKEIFDSGWLGMGSKVKEFEDKVLEYLGAKGRGIVAVNTGTSALHLAVDSLGITKGDEVIVPSLTFVASLQAISATGAVPVFCDIEAGTLNINIDDAASKITKNTKAVMAVHYRGEAFDMDRLLEITKKNGLSLIEDAAHAFGSSYKGKKIGSIGDITCFSFDPIKNITCGEGGAVLASDAKLIELMQQKRILGIDKDTWSRYRNERNWFYDVVTQGYRYHMSNINAAIGMEQLKKIDKFIKRKKEIASRYDKELSGVKGLEIIKTNYKETALFTYIIKVKKNRDELMDHLKKDGIGSGIHYIPSHHFTYYKKYRSDLPATDEVYKQILTLPLYYDMKDEDVSEVISSVRSFF from the coding sequence ATGATACCTGTATCAAGGCCGTCGATAGGCGAAGAAGAACTAAGGGCTGTTAAGGAGATCTTTGACAGCGGCTGGCTTGGAATGGGTTCAAAAGTAAAAGAATTTGAGGATAAGGTCCTGGAGTATTTAGGTGCAAAGGGCAGAGGCATTGTGGCGGTGAATACAGGGACATCCGCTCTTCATCTTGCGGTTGACTCGCTCGGGATAACCAAAGGCGATGAAGTGATAGTGCCTTCTCTGACGTTTGTAGCCTCACTGCAGGCAATATCGGCGACAGGAGCTGTTCCCGTATTTTGTGATATTGAAGCCGGTACTCTGAACATCAATATTGACGATGCCGCCTCAAAGATCACCAAAAATACAAAGGCGGTAATGGCTGTCCATTACAGGGGGGAAGCTTTTGATATGGACAGGCTATTGGAGATAACCAAAAAGAACGGCTTGTCCCTGATCGAAGACGCGGCGCACGCGTTTGGTTCGTCTTACAAAGGGAAAAAGATAGGTTCTATAGGAGACATCACCTGTTTTAGTTTTGATCCTATTAAAAACATTACCTGCGGGGAAGGCGGGGCAGTATTGGCCTCTGATGCGAAACTGATCGAGCTTATGCAGCAAAAAAGGATATTGGGAATTGACAAAGATACCTGGAGCAGATACCGCAACGAAAGAAACTGGTTCTACGACGTGGTGACCCAAGGTTATAGGTACCACATGAGCAATATAAACGCGGCCATAGGAATGGAACAGCTAAAAAAAATAGACAAGTTTATTAAAAGAAAGAAAGAAATTGCCTCGCGGTATGACAAGGAATTGTCGGGCGTTAAAGGGCTCGAAATAATCAAGACCAATTACAAAGAAACGGCGTTGTTTACATATATCATAAAGGTAAAGAAGAACCGCGACGAACTTATGGACCATTTAAAAAAAGACGGCATCGGTTCCGGGATACACTATATTCCGAGTCATCATTTTACTTACTACAAAAAATACCGATCGGACCTTCCGGCCACTGATGAAGTATATAAACAGATCTTGACCTTGCCTCTTTATTACGACATGAAAGACGAGGATGTCTCAGAAGTGATCAGCTCGGTAAGATCTTTTTTTTGA
- a CDS encoding GNAT family N-acetyltransferase: METKIIRDLNEFEAIKDKWNAAQKSPSNIFFLRHEWLLNWWKCFGAGNGLFVVLIIEGDNIVAAAPMMILRKKYFGVLEVRKLQFIAHEVSDYLDFIIVKDHADNFALLIKQIESLSSLWDWAEFLYIPQTSAYFECWSNITSEFFSSSFEEKDVSILADIGQFENFAGYLKSLHKKVRSDVVRQFNNIKKLGELKLEVCNERGKIDGLLNVFFDLHKKKWKKEKHVSQFHDESLMNRYRLLSRDLDGSGMLEMSCLYCAGNIVAMHYGFVYADRYYWYTPTYNPQYRQYSPGKLLLASLIENAIKRGIKIFDLLRGNEQYKYFWTRKRELLFGTVFVNRRLPSVIKYLFSKGIKDMFLRTVAGQKLKSIKAKIRFLIKK, from the coding sequence ATGGAAACTAAGATCATCCGTGATCTTAATGAATTCGAAGCGATAAAAGACAAGTGGAACGCGGCTCAGAAGAGCCCGTCAAACATCTTTTTCCTGAGGCACGAATGGCTTTTAAACTGGTGGAAGTGCTTTGGCGCAGGCAACGGATTGTTTGTCGTATTGATAATAGAAGGCGATAATATTGTCGCGGCCGCGCCGATGATGATACTCAGAAAAAAATACTTCGGCGTACTGGAGGTCAGAAAGCTTCAATTCATAGCCCATGAGGTCTCCGATTATCTGGATTTTATTATTGTAAAAGATCATGCGGATAATTTTGCCCTGTTGATAAAACAGATTGAATCGCTCTCATCATTATGGGACTGGGCCGAATTTCTTTATATACCCCAAACATCCGCGTATTTTGAATGCTGGAGCAATATAACGTCAGAATTCTTCAGCAGCAGCTTTGAGGAAAAAGATGTCTCCATATTAGCGGATATCGGGCAGTTCGAAAATTTTGCGGGATATCTTAAAAGCCTGCATAAAAAGGTAAGGTCCGATGTTGTGCGGCAGTTTAACAATATTAAAAAACTTGGGGAGCTTAAGTTGGAAGTGTGCAATGAACGCGGTAAAATAGACGGTTTGCTTAACGTTTTTTTTGATCTGCACAAGAAAAAATGGAAAAAAGAAAAGCACGTAAGCCAGTTCCATGATGAATCGCTTATGAACAGGTACCGCTTGCTTTCAAGAGATCTGGACGGCAGCGGAATGCTGGAAATGTCATGCCTTTACTGCGCCGGTAATATCGTTGCCATGCATTACGGGTTCGTTTACGCTGATAGATATTATTGGTATACGCCGACTTATAACCCCCAGTACCGGCAATATTCCCCCGGAAAGCTTTTGCTCGCGAGCCTTATAGAAAACGCGATAAAAAGAGGCATTAAAATATTCGATCTTTTGAGAGGAAATGAGCAGTATAAATATTTCTGGACCCGGAAACGGGAGCTGCTATTTGGGACTGTTTTTGTGAACAGGCGCCTGCCATCCGTAATTAAATATCTTTTCTCAAAAGGGATAAAAGACATGTTTTTGAGAACTGTTGCCGGGCAAAAGCTTAAGAGCATTAAAGCAAAAATCAGGTTTTTAATAAAAAAATGA
- a CDS encoding glycosyltransferase family 1 protein, with translation MPIKVFYDGYYFSRETYGGISRMWENILSGLLSEDSFECVILSDNPCNEAFKKISAKGKGKNNLRHIFQPVLRPRRIFDNIRLRGLILDLAALRNGIFRDYIFHSTLNTLPMFTFKNRIVTTVHDLNFQLFPELLGGSAGHKNFVLSDKLTIERSKKLIAVSQTTKSDILKLFKGVDPDKIDVIYHGLNSKYLDQEIIGNKTDIKYFLFVGGRNLYKNYPLLLRTFGKLYKKYNGIKLITVGPDTGNKDKQLEEGIIRENKLEDAVVDKGYLSDEELIRLYKGATALVFPSLYEGFGFPLLEAMSCGCPVIASDIPVFREIGKDNVEYFDPKSPDELFRKMENRLAAFAEPSRIKNAHAYANTFRWETAVKKTMEVYKKI, from the coding sequence GTGCCTATAAAAGTATTCTATGACGGCTATTATTTTTCCAGGGAAACGTACGGCGGCATATCAAGAATGTGGGAGAATATACTTTCAGGTCTTCTCTCGGAAGATTCTTTTGAATGTGTTATTCTCTCTGACAACCCGTGTAATGAAGCGTTTAAAAAAATATCCGCAAAAGGCAAAGGAAAAAATAATCTGAGGCACATCTTTCAGCCGGTCTTAAGACCCCGCAGAATATTTGATAATATCCGGTTGCGCGGCCTCATACTTGATCTGGCTGCGTTAAGAAACGGCATCTTCCGCGACTATATTTTCCATTCAACGCTTAACACTCTGCCGATGTTCACTTTTAAGAACAGGATAGTTACTACTGTGCATGATCTCAATTTTCAGCTTTTCCCGGAGTTGTTGGGAGGCTCTGCAGGGCATAAGAACTTTGTCCTTTCGGATAAATTGACAATAGAAAGGTCAAAAAAGCTTATTGCAGTGTCGCAAACCACAAAGAGCGATATTTTAAAACTGTTTAAAGGCGTTGATCCGGATAAGATCGATGTGATATACCACGGTTTAAACAGCAAATATCTCGATCAGGAGATCATCGGCAATAAAACCGATATAAAATATTTTCTTTTTGTCGGCGGCAGGAACCTGTACAAAAATTATCCTTTGCTGCTTAGAACATTTGGGAAGCTCTATAAAAAATATAACGGCATTAAACTTATTACTGTCGGTCCTGATACCGGAAATAAAGACAAGCAGCTTGAAGAAGGAATAATAAGAGAAAACAAGCTTGAAGATGCTGTTGTTGACAAAGGATATCTTTCGGATGAAGAGCTGATACGTCTTTACAAGGGTGCTACCGCCCTTGTTTTTCCGAGCCTGTACGAAGGCTTTGGCTTTCCTCTGCTGGAAGCTATGTCCTGTGGTTGTCCGGTCATTGCTTCTGATATCCCTGTTTTTAGGGAAATTGGGAAAGATAATGTTGAATATTTTGATCCGAAAAGTCCGGACGAACTGTTCAGGAAAATGGAAAACCGCCTGGCGGCATTTGCCGAGCCTTCCAGGATAAAGAATGCACACGCTTACGCGAACACTTTCAGATGGGAAACGGCTGTCAAAAAGACGATGGAAGTTTACAAAAAGATCTAG
- a CDS encoding DegT/DnrJ/EryC1/StrS family aminotransferase: MQKITIAPVLDFRSFFGKRYGYPEPLDGSDVFFFGFARTALMYGLKALGIQKGGTVLIPSYICNVVLAPFNYTGINVEYFDVKRDLSPDIDDIKSKITKNAKAILAVNYFGFPSKIDEIKRVCAENRLLYIEDNAHGFLSGYQGHPLGSFGDISIFSIRKTLPVPNGAALKINNSRIFANIDPLLKAGRGDAAFLLRQLNLNIEDVFGVNLVKALKNPPGKNDIYDPKDESIEEETNLEKYLVRRSKLAEFIAKRSDYENIKKVRRNAFSYLLRTVKDAEPVFKELPDGVVPYAFPVYVKDVKGFIRDMCQKGIYCSPWPTLPSSLKECPGFYRQVVLVPVWREYGN; this comes from the coding sequence GTGCAAAAAATAACTATTGCTCCGGTGTTGGACTTTAGATCGTTTTTTGGGAAAAGATACGGCTATCCCGAGCCGTTGGACGGCAGTGATGTGTTTTTCTTCGGTTTTGCCAGAACGGCGCTTATGTACGGCCTGAAGGCGCTTGGCATACAAAAAGGCGGCACGGTATTAATCCCCTCGTATATATGCAATGTTGTACTGGCCCCTTTTAATTATACGGGGATCAATGTTGAATATTTTGATGTTAAGCGCGATCTTTCGCCGGATATTGATGATATCAAAAGCAAGATCACAAAAAACGCAAAAGCTATTCTTGCGGTAAATTATTTTGGTTTTCCGTCAAAAATTGATGAGATAAAGCGGGTCTGTGCTGAAAATAGGCTTTTATATATTGAGGATAATGCCCATGGTTTTTTGAGCGGATATCAGGGGCATCCTTTGGGTAGCTTTGGCGATATTTCGATATTCAGCATAAGAAAAACGCTTCCGGTACCTAATGGCGCGGCCCTAAAGATCAATAATTCCCGGATATTTGCGAATATAGATCCTTTGCTTAAAGCAGGCCGAGGCGACGCGGCGTTCTTATTAAGGCAGCTGAATCTGAATATAGAAGATGTTTTCGGGGTCAATTTGGTCAAGGCGCTGAAAAATCCGCCGGGCAAAAATGATATCTATGACCCAAAGGACGAAAGTATAGAGGAAGAAACTAATCTGGAAAAATATCTTGTGAGGCGATCAAAACTCGCAGAGTTCATCGCCAAAAGAAGCGATTATGAAAACATAAAGAAGGTCCGCAGAAATGCTTTTTCATATTTGCTAAGAACTGTTAAAGATGCCGAGCCGGTATTTAAGGAACTGCCTGACGGAGTTGTTCCGTACGCCTTTCCGGTTTATGTCAAGGATGTCAAGGGCTTTATCAGAGATATGTGTCAAAAGGGTATTTACTGTTCTCCCTGGCCTACGCTTCCTTCAAGCTTAAAAGAATGCCCCGGGTTTTATAGGCAGGTAGTCCTCGTCCCGGTTTGGAGGGAATATGGAAACTAA
- a CDS encoding glycosyltransferase family 4 protein: protein MKKIVFYSDSAEFGGAEKYLVDLINKLDRAKYRSICVLPKNKNSFKFRGKINNTKIYELSRPRIWLGLTGILMKEKPDIVHLNMHVPFSCFFAILASKLTKVHGLLATVHSVVPPASRSLLLKFIKHRLSNLLLTKIDAFICVSRNSKEMFAENYKIDNDKISVVYNGIDMSDAEGSDAAGLKKQLGINGRDRIVGVVSRIVKDKGVDDFLRASKKVLASCPDTTFLIAGDGYLGDKMKDLSVSLGISKKVVFAGEVKDVFSHINIMDICVMPSRHESMPYVILEYIAMGKPAIASKVGGIPEVLDDGVNGILFEPKDIDKLAQKAVELLDNKEKALEISRNAKIKSDEYTIEKMIERTINVYESIESPIIIKESINEE, encoded by the coding sequence ATGAAGAAGATCGTATTTTACAGCGATTCCGCTGAATTCGGCGGAGCCGAAAAATATCTGGTCGATTTGATCAATAAGCTCGACAGGGCCAAGTATCGATCAATATGCGTTCTTCCAAAAAACAAAAACAGCTTCAAATTCAGGGGCAAAATCAATAATACAAAAATATATGAGCTTTCAAGACCGCGAATATGGCTTGGCCTGACAGGTATATTAATGAAGGAAAAACCTGATATTGTCCACCTCAATATGCATGTTCCTTTCTCATGCTTTTTTGCTATTCTCGCTTCGAAATTGACCAAAGTACATGGATTGCTGGCTACTGTTCATTCAGTAGTGCCGCCTGCATCGAGATCTTTATTGTTGAAGTTTATTAAGCATCGGCTTTCAAATTTATTGCTTACTAAAATAGATGCGTTTATCTGCGTTTCAAGGAACAGCAAAGAAATGTTTGCCGAAAATTACAAAATCGATAATGACAAAATATCTGTTGTCTATAATGGCATAGACATGAGTGATGCGGAAGGGTCTGATGCAGCAGGGCTAAAAAAACAACTTGGGATAAACGGGCGCGACAGGATCGTCGGTGTTGTATCAAGAATTGTCAAAGATAAAGGTGTTGATGATTTTCTCCGGGCGTCAAAAAAGGTCCTCGCTTCATGTCCTGATACAACTTTCCTGATCGCGGGGGACGGATATCTTGGGGATAAGATGAAGGACCTGTCGGTTTCTCTTGGTATCAGCAAAAAAGTCGTTTTTGCAGGTGAAGTCAAGGATGTCTTCAGCCATATCAACATTATGGATATTTGTGTTATGCCATCCCGTCACGAATCCATGCCATATGTTATTCTTGAATATATAGCGATGGGGAAGCCGGCCATTGCCTCAAAAGTGGGCGGAATTCCTGAAGTTTTGGATGATGGGGTAAATGGAATTTTGTTTGAGCCGAAAGACATTGATAAATTAGCTCAGAAAGCCGTTGAACTGCTCGATAATAAGGAAAAAGCGCTTGAAATATCGCGGAATGCTAAAATAAAATCCGATGAATATACCATCGAAAAAATGATCGAAAGGACTATCAATGTTTATGAATCTATAGAAAGCCCCATAATAATAAAGGAGAGTATTAATGAAGAATAA